The sequence TGCTTCATTTAGTTTGTCAGTAACCTGCGAAGCAGGTGCCGGCGTATTAATTTTTTAGCCGGGACAAGAAAATATTCTTGTGGTAATGGGTCGTTGAATTAGATTTCATTTAGTTCAGCTGCTATGGTTTTCGCTGCCAGAATCCGGGAGCGTTCTTCTTATGAAAGATGCGGTATTCATTTTAATCATTCATCCCTTTGCCCGCCAGAATCCGGGAGCGTTATTCTTCTGAAAGATGCCGTATCCAATTTAATCATTCATCCCTTTGCCCGCCAGAATCTGCGGAATGTATTTCTCTATCCTTGCCTCCCTCGTTTTAGATTGTTTAGCCCCTGAAAAGAAAAACACATATGCCTTTTGTCTGCCGGGAGTGAGTGCCTCAAATGCTTTTTTAAATTTCGGTTGTTTTTCGAATTGTTGTTGCAGCTCTTCAGGAATATTAACCGGCGTCTTCTTTGTATCCACTTTCAACCCTGCTTTCTCCACTTCTATAGCTTCGTAAATACAAGCCTTTAGAATAGCTGCCACCTGCGTGATCTCTTTCACATTCGTAAATCGTGCCTGACGGCCTACCTGTGTATTCTCGCCGGTTTTGACGAGTATTCCATCAGGATCGGTAAGCAATGCACCCTTGAAAAAAAGAACGGCGCAATAGTCTTTAAATCCCTGTATGATCACTATGTTTTTACCTTCGTAATCAAAGCAGGGCTTACCCCATTTAATGGCTTCATTAAGGCCACAATCATGTATGATCTTTCTTAGTTTTTCAGTTTCTTTCTCCCACATCATTGGTTGTAATATTTAAAAGTAAAATATCTCCAATCAGTTATAATGTAAATATAGTAATTAACCTCTCTAACACTGCTGTGTTATAAAAAGGAAGTGATACCGGATTGATCTGCTTTAAACTTGATGGCGGCAGATAATTTAGCTTTAATCCAAAGTCTGCATTGTGATGTATGTAATTTATCCGGTATGGATAATAACCTTTTTCCAACGGTACGATATACGTATACGTG is a genomic window of Chitinophaga sp. LS1 containing:
- a CDS encoding YdeI/OmpD-associated family protein: MMWEKETEKLRKIIHDCGLNEAIKWGKPCFDYEGKNIVIIQGFKDYCAVLFFKGALLTDPDGILVKTGENTQVGRQARFTNVKEITQVAAILKACIYEAIEVEKAGLKVDTKKTPVNIPEELQQQFEKQPKFKKAFEALTPGRQKAYVFFFSGAKQSKTREARIEKYIPQILAGKGMND